In Roseomonas fluvialis, one genomic interval encodes:
- a CDS encoding tripartite tricarboxylate transporter substrate-binding protein has protein sequence MTFTIARRAALALAGTAIAAGTARAQTVSRTARLVIGFPPGGSSDVVARLYAEKLRGRYAPQVIVDGRPGAAGRIAVEAVKAAEADGTTFLQTPASMMTVQPHVFPREVRYDALTDFVPVSTVCSFPFGLGVPMNHPARTLEEWVAWSRAQPNETPWASPAAGSVPHFTGIMLGRKLNLRLTHVPYRGGAPAVADVIAGRLPLFIGVLSEMLPHEGTGVRILAVTSAARFAKLPTVPTLAELGHPERTAEEWFGAFVPAATPAPVVTGLHAAIVSASREPDMIAALERLEFTNATSATPQAFADQIRRERDMWRDVVRESGFTPE, from the coding sequence ATGACCTTCACCATCGCCCGCCGCGCCGCGCTCGCGCTGGCCGGCACCGCTATCGCCGCCGGGACCGCGCGCGCCCAGACCGTCAGCCGCACCGCGCGCCTGGTCATCGGCTTCCCGCCGGGCGGCTCCTCGGACGTGGTGGCGCGGCTGTACGCCGAGAAGCTGCGCGGGCGCTACGCGCCGCAGGTGATCGTCGATGGCCGCCCCGGTGCCGCCGGGCGCATCGCGGTGGAGGCGGTGAAGGCGGCCGAGGCCGACGGCACCACCTTCCTGCAGACCCCGGCCTCGATGATGACGGTGCAGCCGCATGTCTTCCCGCGCGAGGTGCGCTACGACGCGCTGACCGACTTCGTCCCGGTCAGCACGGTATGCTCCTTCCCCTTCGGCCTGGGCGTGCCGATGAACCACCCGGCACGCACGCTGGAGGAATGGGTCGCCTGGTCGCGCGCGCAGCCCAACGAGACGCCCTGGGCCTCTCCGGCTGCTGGGTCGGTGCCGCATTTCACCGGCATCATGCTGGGGCGGAAGCTGAACCTGCGCCTGACGCATGTGCCCTATCGCGGCGGCGCGCCGGCGGTGGCCGACGTGATTGCCGGCCGCCTGCCGCTGTTCATCGGCGTGCTGAGCGAGATGCTGCCGCATGAAGGCACGGGGGTGCGCATCCTCGCGGTGACCTCCGCCGCGCGCTTCGCCAAGCTGCCGACCGTGCCGACGCTGGCGGAACTGGGCCACCCGGAACGCACCGCGGAGGAATGGTTCGGTGCCTTCGTGCCGGCAGCGACGCCCGCACCGGTGGTGACGGGGCTGCACGCGGCGATCGTCAGTGCCTCGCGCGAGCCGGACATGATCGCGGCGCTGGAGCGGCTGGAATTCACCAACGCGACCTCCGCCACGCCGCAGGCCTTCGCCGACCAGATCCGGCGCGAGCGCGACATGTGGCGCGACGTGGTGCGCGAGAGCGGCTTCACGCCTGAATGA
- a CDS encoding thioesterase family protein yields MIIIGRGSVQQEECDVMGHMNVRHYVARAADALDWLMLEAGLPPSRQRLAVMDQHLRFLREMSPGTPFTILGGVIATGAERLRTVIEIRNSATDAPAATLVTDLGLWGAPLPELPGAEALVVAMPPHAGPRGLGFDPPPALPDRDAARAMGLNEGYRGAIRPHECDTDGVMRPDVIIARIWDGVPNLRNRGTGLGIKEEGMGSAALEYRVAQLRPLRAGQLLTVCSGLKALGEKTTTWTHLVHDGETGAVVAAAEAVGIAFDLKARKAVAIPAERRTALEALLVPGLGLSRAGRSGRVGPGISLHSARPFGISMQRMSGAGGGGSGVAPHPARPERAVAASRPCILRMRGSSGAARSSCGRGPLRSPRTAGWRSPCPPPTKAPAGPAAGQGGDTP; encoded by the coding sequence TTGATCATCATCGGACGCGGCAGCGTGCAGCAGGAGGAATGCGACGTGATGGGGCACATGAATGTGCGCCACTACGTCGCCCGCGCGGCGGATGCGCTCGATTGGCTGATGCTGGAGGCCGGGCTGCCGCCGTCGCGCCAGCGCCTGGCGGTGATGGACCAGCATCTGCGCTTCCTGCGCGAGATGTCGCCCGGCACACCCTTCACCATCCTGGGCGGCGTCATCGCCACCGGCGCCGAGCGGCTGCGGACGGTGATCGAGATCCGCAACAGCGCGACCGATGCGCCGGCGGCGACGCTGGTGACCGACCTCGGCTTGTGGGGCGCACCACTGCCGGAATTGCCCGGCGCCGAGGCCCTGGTCGTCGCGATGCCGCCGCATGCCGGTCCGCGCGGCCTCGGCTTCGACCCGCCGCCGGCGCTGCCCGACCGCGACGCCGCCCGCGCCATGGGGCTGAACGAGGGCTATCGCGGCGCCATCCGCCCGCATGAATGCGACACCGACGGCGTGATGCGCCCCGACGTCATCATCGCGCGCATCTGGGATGGCGTGCCGAACCTGCGCAACCGCGGCACCGGGCTTGGCATCAAGGAGGAAGGGATGGGCTCGGCCGCGCTGGAATACCGCGTGGCGCAGCTCCGCCCGCTGCGCGCCGGGCAGTTGCTGACCGTGTGCAGCGGCCTGAAGGCGCTGGGCGAGAAAACCACCACCTGGACCCACCTGGTGCATGACGGCGAGACCGGCGCGGTTGTCGCGGCGGCCGAGGCGGTCGGCATCGCCTTCGACCTCAAGGCGCGCAAGGCGGTGGCGATCCCGGCGGAACGCCGCACGGCGCTGGAGGCGCTGCTGGTGCCGGGCCTCGGGCTTTCGCGGGCGGGGCGTTCCGGCAGGGTGGGGCCGGGCATTTCGCTGCATTCCGCGAGGCCGTTCGGGATCTCGATGCAGCGAATGAGCGGCGCGGGCGGCGGCGGTTCGGGCGTCGCGCCGCATCCGGCAAGGCCCGAGAGGGCCGTCGCGGCAAGCAGGCCGTGCATTCTTCGCATGCGGGGTTCCTCCGGCGCGGCGCGATCATCCTGCGGGCGCGGGCCGCTGCGCAGTCCCCGCACGGCAGGCTGGCGAAGCCCGTGCCCACCCCCTACAAAAGCGCCCGCAGGCCCCGCAGCGGGCCAGGGAGGAGACACGCCATGA